A DNA window from Microcystis aeruginosa NIES-843 contains the following coding sequences:
- a CDS encoding small RNA NsiR4-regulated ssr1528 family protein, whose product MSTETNLTTTTGADAIDVAIANGIDFDGSPIPPAKLELYHRVMGLEAGRQRSGVSNTMRSRIVRIGAKHIPQEELNQLLLAADFAPLKEKEIAFYL is encoded by the coding sequence ATGTCCACCGAAACTAATTTAACCACAACTACGGGCGCTGATGCCATTGATGTGGCGATCGCTAATGGTATTGATTTTGATGGTTCCCCAATTCCCCCGGCAAAATTGGAACTTTATCACCGGGTAATGGGTTTGGAAGCAGGACGACAAAGAAGCGGGGTTTCTAACACGATGAGATCGCGAATTGTCCGCATCGGGGCCAAACATATCCCCCAAGAGGAATTAAATCAGCTGTTGTTAGCCGCCGATTTTGCCCCTCTCAAGGAGA
- a CDS encoding BlaI/MecI/CopY family transcriptional regulator: MLFYQAIDIRRYDQESNLHFCVTMAQLPTYQPKQLSLGPLEAEILNIVWELEPVSVKDVHDRILADPERDLAYTSVTTVLRRLTNKGWLSCYKQGRIFYWKPMVSKEQAQAIKAYEQLHRFLAIGNADVVASFADSLDTASVEQLKAIASRLDTLRQQRRES; encoded by the coding sequence TTGCTATTTTATCAGGCGATCGATATCCGCCGCTATGATCAGGAAAGTAATCTTCATTTCTGTGTGACTATGGCTCAATTGCCGACCTATCAACCAAAACAGTTATCCCTGGGCCCCCTAGAAGCGGAAATTCTCAATATTGTCTGGGAATTGGAACCCGTTAGCGTTAAGGATGTCCACGATCGCATTTTAGCGGATCCAGAACGGGATCTGGCCTATACTTCTGTGACTACGGTACTGCGTCGTTTAACTAATAAAGGCTGGTTAAGTTGTTATAAACAGGGTCGGATTTTCTACTGGAAACCGATGGTTTCTAAGGAACAAGCACAGGCAATTAAAGCCTACGAACAATTACATCGTTTTTTGGCTATTGGTAATGCGGATGTGGTGGCTTCTTTTGCCGATAGTCTCGATACTGCTAGTGTCGAACAATTAAAAGCGATCGCCTCTCGTTTAGATACCCTTCGTCAACAACGGAGAGAAAGCTAA
- a CDS encoding M56 family metallopeptidase, with protein sequence MHGSMLLLALTIAIGLRWFLPSYQRRWQITLFFFLFPPLLLLMTVISVVCMGYRGQMLGYNSSLISYFSAIIWLGFAIFCLIKLSYQTWQTHRDFSSYPLKKITAQKARVLAVDFPYSARVGFWKSELIVTQGLLNLLDQEHLQAVLAHEQAHQEYHDTFWFFWLGWLRSMSSWLPNSENLWSELVFLRELRADKYASGQVDYLLLAESLLLVAEKVNQVAEISFSDSCCVALNDHSLNNRLLERIDALVESENPELPRFNYQVWLLLSLSLAPFLLLPLHS encoded by the coding sequence ATGCACGGTTCAATGTTATTACTAGCATTAACTATCGCCATTGGTTTACGTTGGTTTCTGCCCAGCTATCAGCGTCGTTGGCAGATAACGCTATTTTTCTTCCTCTTTCCTCCTTTGCTGCTGTTAATGACAGTTATATCGGTGGTTTGTATGGGCTATCGCGGGCAAATGCTAGGCTATAACTCCAGTTTAATAAGTTACTTTAGTGCTATAATTTGGCTAGGTTTTGCTATATTTTGTTTGATAAAACTCTCCTATCAAACCTGGCAAACCCATCGGGATTTTAGCAGTTATCCCCTCAAAAAAATCACCGCTCAGAAAGCGAGAGTTTTAGCAGTGGATTTTCCCTACAGTGCCAGAGTTGGCTTCTGGAAGTCGGAATTAATTGTGACGCAAGGATTATTAAATCTCTTAGATCAAGAACATTTACAAGCAGTTTTAGCCCACGAACAAGCTCACCAAGAATATCATGACACTTTCTGGTTTTTCTGGTTAGGTTGGCTGCGATCGATGTCTTCTTGGCTGCCCAATAGCGAGAATTTATGGTCAGAATTGGTCTTCTTGCGGGAATTACGCGCCGATAAGTACGCTTCCGGACAGGTGGATTATTTACTATTAGCTGAATCGCTGCTTTTAGTGGCAGAAAAAGTTAATCAAGTAGCGGAAATAAGTTTCTCCGATAGTTGCTGTGTCGCTCTCAATGATCATTCTTTAAATAATCGTTTATTAGAGAGAATCGATGCTTTAGTCGAGTCAGAAAACCCCGAACTTCCCAGATTTAACTATCAAGTCTGGCTATTGCTTTCCCTCTCCCTCGCTCCTTTCTTACTCTTGCCTTTACACTCCTAA
- the bcp gene encoding thioredoxin-dependent thiol peroxidase, producing the protein MTLEVGQKAPEFATPNQRGEISKLADFAGQWLVLYFYPKDNTPGCSAEAIDFTALSPQFQQLNAVILGVSPDSEKSHCRFIEKHNLTIQLLSDPEHQLAEIYQVWGLKKFMGKEYMGIRRSTFLIDPRGNIAYIWSNVKVKAHAEAVLKKLEELQ; encoded by the coding sequence ATGACCCTAGAAGTTGGACAAAAAGCCCCCGAATTTGCCACCCCCAACCAAAGGGGGGAAATTAGTAAATTAGCAGATTTTGCCGGTCAATGGTTGGTCTTATATTTTTATCCCAAAGATAACACTCCGGGCTGCAGCGCAGAAGCGATCGATTTTACCGCTTTGTCGCCGCAATTTCAGCAATTAAATGCGGTAATTCTGGGAGTTAGTCCCGATTCAGAAAAGTCCCACTGTCGTTTTATTGAAAAACACAATTTAACTATTCAATTATTGAGCGATCCCGAGCATCAACTGGCGGAAATTTATCAAGTCTGGGGATTAAAAAAATTTATGGGCAAGGAATATATGGGGATTAGACGCTCCACTTTCCTGATCGACCCCCGGGGAAATATTGCCTATATTTGGTCAAATGTCAAGGTAAAAGCCCATGCAGAAGCGGTTTTGAAAAAACTTGAGGAATTGCAGTAG
- the rpsB gene encoding 30S ribosomal protein S2, producing MPVVSLAELLESGVHFGHQTRRWNPKMSQYIYTARNGVHIIDLVQTAQLIEEAYEFVRGEADRGKRFLFIGTKRQAAAIIKQEALRSGSHFVNQRWLGGMLTNWETIRGRVERLKELEELENSGALDKRPKKEASVLRRELGKLEKYLGGIKTMRRLPDLVVVVDQRREYNAIQECQKLGIPIISLLDTNCDPDLVDVPIPANDDAIRSVKLILGKISDAIIEGRRGGQAAVEEYEEDYDNETEYEEEGDYSQYAAEFASGDDDN from the coding sequence ATGCCCGTTGTCTCTCTTGCAGAATTGCTAGAGTCTGGTGTTCACTTTGGCCATCAAACGCGCCGTTGGAACCCGAAAATGTCTCAGTACATCTACACTGCCCGGAATGGGGTTCATATCATTGATTTGGTGCAAACTGCCCAATTAATCGAAGAAGCTTACGAATTTGTCCGAGGAGAAGCCGATCGCGGTAAACGCTTTTTATTCATCGGTACGAAACGGCAAGCGGCAGCAATCATTAAACAGGAAGCTTTACGCAGCGGTAGCCACTTCGTTAACCAACGCTGGTTAGGGGGAATGTTAACCAACTGGGAAACCATTCGCGGCCGGGTAGAAAGACTCAAAGAATTAGAAGAATTAGAAAATAGCGGCGCCCTCGATAAACGACCGAAAAAAGAAGCATCGGTACTGCGTCGGGAATTAGGCAAACTAGAAAAATACCTCGGTGGCATTAAAACCATGCGCCGGCTGCCGGATTTAGTCGTCGTAGTGGATCAGCGTCGGGAATACAACGCTATCCAAGAATGCCAAAAATTGGGCATTCCCATCATCTCCCTCTTGGATACTAACTGCGATCCTGACTTGGTAGATGTGCCGATTCCCGCCAACGATGACGCAATTCGCTCAGTCAAACTGATTTTAGGCAAAATTAGCGATGCGATCATCGAAGGTCGTCGCGGTGGTCAAGCAGCGGTGGAAGAATACGAGGAAGACTACGATAATGAAACCGAGTACGAGGAAGAAGGTGATTATTCCCAATACGCCGCCGAATTTGCCAGTGGAGACGACGATAACTAG